In Polaribacter pacificus, the genomic window CCGAAATTTTTCCAGTCGATTTGTGGATAGGCTACATGGTGTGCATTGTAATTACCAGTTGCTCCTCCAAATTTAGCAGCATTTGGGATGCTGTGTAAAAAACGAAGCTGTTCTTTTAAACGTGTAACAAAAACCAAAATTTCCTTTCCTAAACGGGTTGGAGAAGCTGGTTGTCCGTGAGTTCTAGCCAACATAGAGACATCGCTCCATTCTGTAGCTAACTCATCTAGTTTGTCAATTAATTGAAGCAAACTAGGGATATAAGTAATCTCTACTGCTTCTTTAATTGATAAAGGAATAGCGGTATTATTAATGTCTTGAGAAGTCAATCCAAAATGGATGAACTCTTTAAACTTTTGCAAACCTAGGCTGTCAAATTTTTCTTTGATAAAGTATTCAACCGCTTTTACATCGTGGTTGGTTACTTTTTCTATGTCTTTTATTTTTTGAGCGTCTTCTGTAGAAAAATCAGAATAAATTTTTCTAAGTTCTGAAAATAAATCAGTGTTAAAATCAACTAACTGAGGTAGTGGAATTTTACAAAGAGCAATAAAGTATTCAATCTCTACCTTAACTCTGTATTTTATTAGGGATTCTTCAGAAAAATAATTGGCTAATACGGCTATTTTGTTTCTATATCTTCCGTCAATAGGAGAGATGGCGTTTAATTCTGTAAGCTTCATGTGTTTGATTGTGTTGTAAGCAACAAAAATACGTTTTTTAAGTAGATTTTTAAAGCGAAATCAAGTAGTTTTTTGCTTCTTTTTTATCAGCTCTAAGATCTTTTTTCCTCTTGCTTTACAGCCTTTGCTTTCATGTATGATTTTACTTGAAATTAAGTGCTCTAATTCTGGATGAATCCACGCTAATTTTAGGCCAAATAAGTAAAGGCTTTGCATGGTGTATGCTCTGACGGCTATTTTTTGAGGGGTAATTAGCCAATCGAAACCAGTTTCTACAATTGCATTTATATGTTTGTCAGTAAGATACTTGTGGATAGTTGAATCATTTTTAGTCTGATACTCATTTGCTAAAAACTCACATATTTTTGAACAGGGTCTTATAGCGCTATCAAACTTTACTGTGGCTATTTGTTGGGTAAATGCATCCAAATGTGGATAGAGTAGGTGAAGCTTTCCGTGCGTACAAATCCACTCTAAAATCCAAGTTGCTTTGATAGAAATTTTATCATCAACTAAAAAAGTTAAAGAAACCAAGTGCGGAAACAATTCATTATTGTTGTAAACAATGTTTGCTACCTTATCTCTGTTTTCTCTCTTAGCATTCTCCATTGATTGTAGTGCAGAAATCAAAAAATCTTTATTCATAATCGTTTGGCTATAGACAGCGTTGCCTAATAAGGCAAAATAGGTGAAGCTCAAAAATAGAAAAAATAAAATAGCTTTTCCTTATCAAGACATCAGTTAATTCAATGTGTTATCTCCCTATTGATTCGTATATTTGCAAACTATAATTAGAAGAATGAAAAGAGTAATAGTTGGTCTTTCGGGAGGAGTTGATAGTAGTGTAACCGCTTATTTATTAAAAGAACAAGGCTATGAGGTTATTGGCTTGTTTATGAAAAACTGGCATGATGATTCTGTGACCATCTCTAATGAATGTCCATGGCTAGAAGATAGTAATGACGCCATGATTGTGGCGAACAAACTAGGTATTCCTTTTCAAGTAGTGGATCTTAGCGAACAATACAAAGATCGAATTGTAGACTATATGTTTGCTGAATATGAGAAAGGGAGAACACCCAATCCTGATGTGCTTTGTAATCGAGAAATTAAGTTTGATGTTTTTATGGACATCGCTATGAACTTGGGAGCTGATTATGTCGCTACTGGACATTATTGCAGAAAGGGTGAAGAAGAAGTTAATGGTCAACCTGTTTATAAATTACTTGCAGGGAAGGATCTTAACAAAGATCAATCGTATTTCTTATGTCAATTATCACAAACACAATTGGCTAAAGCACTTTTTCCTATCGGTGATTTAACCAAACCAGAAGTTAGAGCGATAGCAAAAGAAGCTGATTTAATAACGGCAGATAAGAAAGATTCTCAAGGCCTGTGTTTTATTGGTAAAGTTAGACTTCCAGAATTTTTACAACAAAAATTACAACCAAAAGAAGGGGTGATTGTTTCGATTCCACAAGATTCAGCTCTTTACAATAGAGAAGTTTCAAAATTCTTAAACAAAGAAGAAGAGTTGGCGTTTTTTGCGACAAAATTTGAGTATGCTGTAACCGATGGAAAAACGGTTGGGCAACACCAAGGAGCCCATTATTTTACCAAAGGACAACGAAAAGGATTAAATGTAGGAGGAACCAAAGAGGCTTTATATGTTATCGAGACAGATGTGGTTGAGAATGTTATTTATGTCGGAGAAGGAAAACAACACAAAGGTTTGTATAGAAAAGTACTGTTTGTTCAAAATGAAGAGATCCACTGGATTCGAGAAGATTTAACACTAAAAACAGGAGAATCCTTAGCTGTGGAGGCAAGAATTAGATACAGACAAACGCTAGAAAAAGCTTCGTTATATAAAGTAGATAAAGGGCTCTATGTGTCTTTTGAAAATGAGCAATCTGCCATTCAAGAAGGGCAATTTGTTGCCTGGTACCATGAAGAAGAGCTCTTGGGCTCTGGAGTTATTTCGTAAATCGTATTCATACTTTTTAAAAAAGTGGTATTTTCGACTTATAAATTTAAGTTGATGAAAAAACTAAGCTTTTTAGTTGCTTTTTTATGCTGTCTTCAGGGGTTCGCTCAAGAAGATGCATGGGTTTTTTTTAAGGATAAGCCAAGTGCTTCAACCTATATTGCTTCTCCCTTAACCATGCTTTCTCAGCGTGCGCTAGATAGGAGATTGCGTCAAAATATCGACTTAGATACTAAAGATGCACCCCTAGAGGCATCGTATTACAATCAGATTAAAAACACAGCAGGTATCCTTGTTTTAGCTAAATCAAAATGGCTAAATGCAGTTCATGTACAAGGAACTCAAAATAATATTAAACGCCTACAAACAAGCTTTTCTTTTGTAAAAAACATTGAGTTTGCAGACAAATCTTTAGCTTCAAACAGTAAAATTCTCTCAAAAACAACAAGCATACAAAAGCGACAAAAATCCTTAGAAACAATAAGCGATTTTAATTACGGAAGCAGTAAAAATCAAATTGAAATGTTAAAAGGGGATTTTTTGCATGAGCTTGGTTTTACTGGAAAAGGAATGTATATCGCTGTAATTGATGCAGGCTTTCCAAATGTAAATAGTTTGGCAGCTTTTAAGCGTCTCAGGGATCACAATCAAATTTTAGGAGGCTATGACTTTGTTGCTAGAAGCACCAATTTTTATTCAGGTGATAGTCACGGGACCAATGTGTTATCGACTATTGGAGGCTATATAGATGGGCAATATGTTGGGACAGCACCCGATGCTTCTTTTTATTTATTTAGAACAGAAGATGCCATAAACGAAGTTCCTTTAGAAGAGAGTTTGTGGGTAGAAGCAGCTGAAAAAGCGGATAGTTTAGGGGTTGATGTTATTAATAGTTCGTTGGGTTATTCTTCCTTTTTTGATGAGCCTAGGTATAATTATTCATATAGTGATATGGATGGTAAAACAGCATTTATTTCTAGAGGGGCATCTGTTGGTGTATCTAGAGGGATGATTATTGTAAATTCTGCTGGAAATGAAGGGAATAATGCTTCTTGGAAATATATAAATCCCCCTGCTGATGTAGCTACTGTTTTTGCAGTAGGAGCCGTTGATGCTTCTAAAAACATAGCACCGTTTAGTTCTTTTGGACCAACATCAGATAACAGAATAAAGCCAGATGTGTTGGCACAAGGACAAGGAGCATATCTAATTAGTCATGGTTCAGGTACGCCAGTTCAATCAAACGGAACTTCGTTTTCTTCACCCATTATGGCTGGAGTTGTTGCCTGTTTTTGGCAAGCGTTTCCTAATCTATCAAATTTACAAATTATGCAACGCATACGTGAATCTGCAGATAAATACAACAATCCTACAATGCAGTCTGGGTATGGAATTCCAAATTTTGAGGATGCATATGGTACTGTTTTAAGTGTTGAGGATCAATTTATTTTTAATAGAATAACAGTTTTTCCAAATCCAATGAGCACTAGTTTGACGATTCAAGCTCCAACAGAAGATTTAGAAAATATTCAGATTCAATTTTTTAATATATTAGGGAAAATTGTCCTAGAGAAGTCTGGAGTAAATACAAAAAATATAGATGTATCTGCACTAAGTCCAGGAGTCTATCTTTTAAAAATCACCAAAGGAAAAGAGCAACAAACGATTAAGTTGATAAAGAAATAATGAAAAAAAATATTACAGAATTATTTAAAATAAAATACCCGATTGTTCAAGGAGGAATGATTTGGGTTTCTGGTTATAAATTAGCAGCCGCAGTTTCTAATGCAGGTGGTTTAGGTTTAATTGGTGCAGGATCTATGTACCCAGATGTGCTAAGAGAGCATATTCAGAAATGTAAAAAGGCAACTGATAAACCCTTTGGCGTTAATGTGCCTATGTTGTATCCAGATATAGAAAAAATCATGGATATCATAGTAGAAGAAGGTGTAAAAATAGTGTTTACTTCTGCAGGTAATCCAAAGACGTGGACTGCCTTTTTAAAAGAAAAAGGGATTACCGTTGTCCATGTAGTTAGTTCTGTAAAGTTCGCACTCAAAGCAGAAGCTGCAGGCGTTGACGCTGTGGTTTGTGAAGGCTTTGAAGCCGGTGGACATAATGGACGTGAAGAAACCACCACATTTACTTTAATTCCAATGGTTAAAGAGCAGGTAAAGATACCTGTCATAGCAGCAGGAGGAATTGGCTCTGGGAGAGGTATGTTGGCAGCGATGGTTTTGGGTGCTGATGGAGTTCAGGTAGGAAGCCGGTTTGCCGCAACCAAAGAGTCTTCGGCACATAATAATTTTAAACAAACTATTGTTGAGGTTCAAGATGGAGGCACTGCGCTAACGCTTAAAGAATTGGCGCCTGTTCGTCTAGTAAAAAATAATTTTTATCTGCAAGTTCAAGAACTCTATAAGAAAAACCCAAGCCTAGAAGATATTAAGGGATTATTAGGAAGAGCTCGTGCTAAAAAAGGCATGTTTGAAGGTGATTTGGACAATGGAGAGCTAGAAATTGGTCAGGTAGCAGGTCTTATTCACGAAATCAAAACAGCAAAAGAGGTTATTGATGAAATGATTGCAGAGTTTGAAACGGTGAAAAACAATTTTAATGGACGGAAGCAAAAGAGCTAATATTAGTGCAGGAGCAGAAGTAGCAGTGGTGCAAAAGCATCATCAGCGCAGCGGAGAGTTAACCAAAGGTCTTGTAAAAAGAATTTTAACAAACGCTCCAAACCATCCTCATGGAATTAAAGTGCAGTTAACTTCTGGTATTGTGGGTAGGGTTAAAGAAATTTTATAAACTAAAAAACTGTATCGAGAACAGCTATTCGTTAGCTTTTCGATACAGTTTTCTTTAGTTCGATCCCAATGTATTAAATTGAGGTTTTACTCAACTGGAATCTTAATCTCGTACATTTTACGAGACGCATTATTCAGTTTGTTTTCTCGCAACCAAGGATTGTGTAACTTTAAATCTTTGTAAGTGGTTCCGAAATTTTTAGCAAAAGTTGCGATGTTTGTAATTACCGTATCAACTTTAACTGTCTTTGTTTTTGGTAGGGTATATAAATCGTCTTCATCATAGATAAAGCCGTAAGCTTTTGGGTTGGATAAGACTTCTTTTAAAGCGATGATTCTAAACACATAACGTTCAGTTTCATCTGGCAATAAAGCATCGTAATAACTAGTTACTTGTTGTGTTTCTAGTCGCTTGGCAACACCGTAATTTCCTGCATTGTATGCTGCTGCTGCTAGCGTCCAGCTTCCTAAACGCTCTTTTGATTTTTTTAGATACTCTGCTGCAACTTTTGTCGATTTTTCAATATTATAACGCTCATCAACATTGCTATTGATCTCTAAACCGTATTCTTTCCCGGTTGCTTTCATAAAGTGCCACATTCCGGCTGCTCCAGCAGAAGAAGTTTCATCTATCAATGCACTTTCTGCAACAGCTAAGTATTTAAAATCATCTGGCAAACCATATTTTTCTAATAGTGGTTCTAAGATTGGGAAGTACTTATTGGCTCTTTTAAGAAGTAATAAACCATTTGATTGCCAATACGTATTTACCAACAACTCACGGTCCATACGCTCGCGTATGTCGTGTCGGTCTAACGGCACTTTTTCTCCAGCTAGATTTAAATCTGGTGATAATTTTAAAGCTTTAATTTTATAGGTATCACTAGTGTTCTTTTGTAGCTTTATGTTTTTTGTGCTGATGACATTCATAAAAAACACAGTGATAAGTACGGTGCAAACTATAGTTAGATATCTGTTAGCTTTCTTCATGGTAATAAATGTTTGTATAAAAGTATGAAAACAATAGCATTAAATCAAGTGATTGCCTGCTCAATAATAGAAGTAATTTTTTTTGCCTTGGTAAGAACCATCGCATGAGTACCATTTTCTATAGTATGGCAATCTACAATGTGTTTTATTGGAAAAACTTCATCTTTACTGCCGTGTATATGAACCGTGTTTGTTAAGGGCTTTCTTTGTTGCCAATGTAAGAGAGCATCAATAGCCCAATGCAAATAGGTGACATCTCTAACGGATAAGAATTTTTTGTAAGCTGCTACTTTTTTTTGTTTGTAGTCCCCTAAAAAAAAGTCAATATAGGTTTCTAGATTTTCGATAAACTTAGCAGGGAACAACTTATAAACCTTTGTTTTGTCAATCAGTTTTAATCGATTTGGTAACTCATTGTTACTTTTAATACTAGAAATAATAATTATTTTTTTAGTGGTGATCAATTTGCTCATTTCTTGAACCAGCACCCCGCCAAAAGATACACCAACAAGGACAGGATTCTCATGAGTAATCTCATCGCACATTCTTTGAGCGTATTCAGCTAGAGGTTCATTTTTACTTGTTGGAATTTTCCATTCTAAAAAGTGACAATCAAACCGCTCTTTGTCTAAAGAGAGGTGTTCAAATATTTTGCTATTGGCAGCCATGCCGGGTACAAAATAAATAGCTGTCTTTGTCATCTTAGGCTGTAATTTTCTCTTCGGCAAAATCAAATCTTACCAAACCATCTTCATCAATTTTTGTCAAAGTTACATTGTGTAAAGTATTGACAAGTTCTGGATTCCAAGGAGCTTTTACCTTGACGTAATTTTCTGTAAACCCATGAATATATCCCTCTTTATTTTCACTCTCAAAAAGCACAGTTCTAGAACTGCCTATTTGACTTTCGTAAAAAGCTCTTCTCTTTTTAACAGAAAGTCCTCTAAGCATTTTACTTCGTTTGCTTCTAACTTTTTTAGGAACAACGCCGTCCATATTTACCGCTTCTGTATTAGGTCTTTCAGAGTAAGTAAAGACATGTAAATATGAAATATTTAAATCATTTAAGTAATTATAAGTCTCTAAAAAATGTTCATCAGTTTCACCTGGGAAACCCACAATGACATCAACACCAATACAGGCGTCAGGCATTTTAGCCTTTATTTGTTGAACCCTATTGGTATAGGTGCCTTTTAAATAACGACGTTTCATTTTTTTAAGTAGATCATCACTTCCGCTTTGCAATGGAATATGAAAATGTGGTACAAAACTATCTGATTGGCTTACAAAATCAATGGTTTCATCTTTTAGCAAATTGGGTTCTATAGACGAAATTCTCAGACGATGAATTCCGGGAACTGTATCCAATTCTTTTACTAATTCTAAAAAAGTATGCTCGTGTTTTTTATTGCCAAATTCTCCTTTTCCATAGTCTCCAATATTCACACCTGTAAGGACAATTTCTTTAATGCCTCTCTCTGAAATTTCTTGAGCATTTTTTAGCACATTGCTTAAGGTATCACTTCTAGAGATTCCTCGTGCTAAAGGGATGGTACAGTAAGTACATTTATAATCACAACCGTCTTGAACTTTTAAAAAAGCTCGAGTTCTGTCTCCAATAGAGTAGGAGCCTACATAAAAATCAGCCTCTTCTATCTCGCAAGAATGCACTTCGCCTCGATCATTTTTAGTAAGATCATTGATATAGCTAATCACATTAAATTTTTCTGTAGCACCAAGCACCAAGTCAACACCATCTACAGCGGCGAGTTCTTCTGGTTTTAATTGTGCATAACAACCAACACCAATTACAAAGGCTTCATCGTTTTGTTTTAGGGCTGATTTTACGATAGATTTAAAACGCTTGTCTGCATTGTCTGTAACAGAACAAGTATTAATCACATAAACATCTGCTGGTTCTTCAAAAGAAACACGTTCAAAACCTTCGTCGGTAAAATCTCTAGCGATGGTTGATGTTTCTGAAAAATTTAATTTACACCCCAAAGTATAAAAAGCTACTTTTTTATCTGCATTCATTCCTGTACATTTGAAAGTGCAAAATTACAATTTTTCTTTTTCATGAACCCCCAGCAAATTTAAAATCAATTTCATAAAAATTATGATCGCTAAAACACCACAACCGCCTTATTACGCAGTGATTTTTACCACACTTTTAAGCGATAATTTAGAAGGATATGCAGAAACAGCTAAGCGTATGGAAGAGCTTGCTCAAGAACAACCAGGATATTTAGGAATAGAATCTGCTAGAGCAGATGTAGGAATCACAGTTTCGTATTGGGAAACCCTTGACGCCATTAGTGCTTGGAAAAATAATGTAGAACATACAGAGGCTAGAGAAAAAGGAAGAACTCAGTGGTATAAAAAATATGTGCTCAGAATCTCTAAGGTAGAGCGTGCTTATGGGTTTGAGAATTAAGGCAACTGAACGTAGGCTAAGATTGGAAAATGATCAGAATAGCGGATGTCAAAAGTTTCAAAACTATTAATGTCCATCTCTGGATCGACTAAGATAAAGTCAATCCGCAACGGAAATGTATAGTTAAAGGTCTTTCCAAAGCCTCTTCCAGCCTCAATAAAAGCATCTTTTTTGCCAGCTTTAATTTGCTTGTATACCCAAGAAAAAGCTGTGTTATTAAAGTCTCCACAGATAATTTTTTTTCCTTTCCAACCTTTTTCATGATCGATAAACTCCTGGGCTTGTGACGCTTGCTTTTGAAATGCAGAACTGAGTCTTCCGATTAGCTTTTCAGAACTTTGCTCTCCAAAATGTTCTTTATTTGGGTTGATTTTCAAAGATTCTAAATGAATATTATAGATTCTAATTGTATCCTTGTCTTTTACAATGTCTGCATAAATTACATTGTTTGCACTGTTTTTGAAATCGAGAGATCCGCTATTGATAATTGGGAATTTAGAATAAATAGCTTGTCCAAATTTATTGCTTTTTGATTTTGTTTTGATATACTGATGTGGATATTTAAAAGAGATATCTGGTGATTGGTAAAACTCTTGTAAACTTAAAACATCAGGAGATTCTCGCTTGATAAACTCAAATGCCTTATCGTCTAAATGGCTGTCTGTGCTCCAATGGTAATAATTAAACATTCTTACATTGTAGCTCATTATTTTTAAATCACTAGTTGTAGTTTCCTCTTTAGAAACAAGCTGAAATAAAGGAGATGAGAAAAACCAACCAAGAAATAACACCGAACCTGAGAGAAGTAGCTGCTTTTTTAATTTGAGTAACCAATAGACAAAAAAGAAAACGTTGCACAAGGTTAAAAAAGGTACTGTTAAACTGAGTACGGCAAACAAAGGAACTTTTAAAGGAGAGGTGTAGGGTAGGACGTAAGAGAACAGCAATAATATGGCAACAACCAAATTGATGGAAAAAACAAGCATGCTGGTAAACGATCTGTTTTTTGCCATTATTTAGCTCCTTGTTTAAATAAAAAATCTTTTTCTTCTTTGCTTAAAGTATCATAGCCCGATTTGCTAATTTTATCAAGTATGTGATTAATTTTTTGTTGATGCTCTGATGTATTTGTTTTTTTTGCTGTGGCTTTTTTTGTTTTATAGACTGTTTTTAAGGGTTTCTTTTTGCGTTTAAACAAATTTTCAAATTGTTCCCATAGTGCTATTTTGGTGTTGCTTGCCTGACCAATATATAAAAAACCAAACAAAGCACCTCCTAAGTGAGCCAAATGTCCACCTGCGTTACCTGCTGGTATTTGAATAATGTCTAAAGCAACCCATATTGCTGCTAAATACCAAAGCTTTACAAAACCAATTAAAGGAAATTTAATCTGATAATGAGGCATATAGGCAGCTAGACCGATAAATATGGCAGATACACCAGCAGATGCCCCTAGAAGCAAGCTATTAGATACATCTGTAGAAAAAACAGGAAAATAATTATAGCTTACTAAAAACACAAGCCCACCAAATAGCGTTCCCAGTAGGTAAAAGGTAATAAATTGTTTTTCTGTAAAATAGCTTATAAATAAATTCCCAATAAAATACAAGGCAATTAAATTGCTGAGTATATGCATAAAACTAACATGAACAAATCCATAGGTTAGAATAGTCCATGGTTTGCTGATAAATCCATCAAAAGTAGCCGGAAGTGTAAACCAGTGTACTAAAAGATTGTTGTTTATTTGAAACAGATATCCAAAGGTGTTAAAAACAAAAATCAAGACAAACACAGCAACGTTGATGTAGATGAATTTCTCTACAATGCTGCCTTGTTTAAATCGATATTGTAAGTGGTTGAATAGCTTCATTAATAATGTGTTCTAAATTGATTTTTTTTCCAATACCAAGCAATGATAAAACCAATAACAGCCCCTCCTATATGTGCAAAATGCGCAACATTTCCGATAGAATATTTGGTGACACCAAAAAACAAATCTCCAAACAACATAATTGGAATAAAGTATTTGGCAGCAATCGGGACCGGGAAGAAGATCAAGGCTAGTTTTGCATTCGGGAACATCATTCCAAAGGCAACCAAAACACCATAAACGGCTCCAGATGCACCCACTGCTGGAGTGTGGTACAGACTGTAAAAATGATTCATTTCTTGACTGCTAAGCTGAACGGCTGCTTGGTTATAGCTTCCAGTATCTAAAATAGCTTGAATACGCTCAGGAGAGAAGCCTACACCAATTAAATGCTCATAAAAACCATTAAATTGATAGTAGTTAACTAAGGTATAAATGGCTCCTGCACCCAAACCGGCCGAAAAATAAAAAAACAAAAATTTATTTCTTCCCCAGGTTTGTTCTAAAGGCGTCCCAAATGCCCATAAGGCATACATATTAAAGGCAATATGCATAAAACTTCCATGCATAAACATGTGTGTTAGGTATTGCCAGATTCCAAAATTTGGATTTTGTGGAAAATACAATGCAAAAAACTGCCCAAGATCTAAATTGATCATTTGAGGAACTATAAATAAAATCACATTAATTATGATTAAATGTTTGATAGCATCTGTAAGTTTTCCCATAATATATATATTTTAATGACTGTTAAAAACAGCATCAATTTCTTTAATAGTTAAGGTTTTAAATATCGTTTTTCCAAAAGGAGATACTGATGGTTCTTTACATGAAAAGAGGTTATTAACTAAAGTTTCTTGCTCTTTACTGTTAAGTGTTGCACCTGTTTTTATAGCCAAGGATTTGGCAAATGATTTGGCCATGATGTCAAAATGACTAAAACTAGCATCTGGAACTTCTTGCTTGATATCATCTAATAACTGCTCAAGGACAGGTGTAATCTGACTCTCTGAAAGTGATGTTGGTATTCCTTTTACAATAAGGGTTTCTTTTTCAAACTCCTCAAATAAAAAGCCCACACTCTCTAAGTCGCTTTTGATTCCTTTGATCATTTCAATTTCATCTCTGGCAAAAGAGATACTAACCGGAAACAGCAATTGCTGACTAACGGCGTCTTTGACAGTAATGCTCTCTAAAAAATCTTCGTACAAAATACGCTGATGCGCCAATGATTGATGTATGAGTACCATTCCTGATTTAATGGAGCTCAAAAGGTATTTTCTCTGAATCTGAAATGTTTTACTAGTATCAGTTTCTTTTTGATTGTCAAATAATTCTTCTTGGAAATTACTTTCGTAGGGAGTGATCGTTGATTGATGTGCTTCCCAAGTGGTTTCTTCTCTCTGAAAAGCCGATTCCATTTCTTGATGCAAAGGCTCTGAAGCAAATGGATTAAAATTTGGGTCTATTTTTATTGCTGGTGCTCCTCCATAGGATTTTTTCTCTTTGTATTCATAAGGAACGTCTAAACTGGCATCTCTATTAAAATCTAAAACTGGAGCTACATTGTATTGTCCTAGACTGTGTTTTACAGTCGCCCTTAAAATAGCGTATAGGTCCTTTTCATTGTCAAATTTTATTTCTGTCTTTGTCGGATGGATGTTAATATCGATGCTATCTGAAGGGACGGTTAAGTATAAAAAATATGACGGATAAGTTCCGTGTTCTAACAAGCCTTCAAAAGCACTGCTAACTGCGTGATTTAAATACGAGTTTTTGATAAATCGATCATTGACAAAAAAGAACTGTTCGCCTCTCTTTTTTTTTGCAAAATTAGGTTTGGCGACAAAACCTTGGAGCGATAAAATATCTGTGTTTTCATCAATTGGAACTAATTTTTCATTCATTTTAGATCCGAAGATTGCAACCACGCGCTTTCTGAGGTTGCTTACTGTTAAATGATATACCTCATTGTTGTTGTGGTGCATAGAAAATGCAATCTGAGGATGTGCTAACGCCACACGTTGAAACTCATCAATAATATGTCTGGTTTCTATGGCGTCTGATTTTAAAAACTTACGTCTTGCAGGGATGTTAAAGAA contains:
- the purB gene encoding adenylosuccinate lyase — encoded protein: MKLTELNAISPIDGRYRNKIAVLANYFSEESLIKYRVKVEIEYFIALCKIPLPQLVDFNTDLFSELRKIYSDFSTEDAQKIKDIEKVTNHDVKAVEYFIKEKFDSLGLQKFKEFIHFGLTSQDINNTAIPLSIKEAVEITYIPSLLQLIDKLDELATEWSDVSMLARTHGQPASPTRLGKEILVFVTRLKEQLRFLHSIPNAAKFGGATGNYNAHHVAYPQIDWKNFGTGFVENTLGLHHSFPTTQIEHYDHMASLFDALKRINTIVLDLDKDVWTYVAMDYFKQKIKAGEIGSSAMPHKVNPIDFENSEGNLGIANALFEHLAAKLPVSRMQRDLTDSTVLRNVGVPFGHTLIGFGSTLKGLNKLLINRAKFEEDLENNWAVVAEAIQTILRREAYPNPYEALKGLTRTNEKITRESIADFIETLEVTSTIKEELKQITPANFTGI
- a CDS encoding adenylosuccinate lyase, with amino-acid sequence MNKDFLISALQSMENAKRENRDKVANIVYNNNELFPHLVSLTFLVDDKISIKATWILEWICTHGKLHLLYPHLDAFTQQIATVKFDSAIRPCSKICEFLANEYQTKNDSTIHKYLTDKHINAIVETGFDWLITPQKIAVRAYTMQSLYLFGLKLAWIHPELEHLISSKIIHESKGCKARGKKILELIKKKQKTT
- the mnmA gene encoding tRNA 2-thiouridine(34) synthase MnmA yields the protein MKRVIVGLSGGVDSSVTAYLLKEQGYEVIGLFMKNWHDDSVTISNECPWLEDSNDAMIVANKLGIPFQVVDLSEQYKDRIVDYMFAEYEKGRTPNPDVLCNREIKFDVFMDIAMNLGADYVATGHYCRKGEEEVNGQPVYKLLAGKDLNKDQSYFLCQLSQTQLAKALFPIGDLTKPEVRAIAKEADLITADKKDSQGLCFIGKVRLPEFLQQKLQPKEGVIVSIPQDSALYNREVSKFLNKEEELAFFATKFEYAVTDGKTVGQHQGAHYFTKGQRKGLNVGGTKEALYVIETDVVENVIYVGEGKQHKGLYRKVLFVQNEEIHWIREDLTLKTGESLAVEARIRYRQTLEKASLYKVDKGLYVSFENEQSAIQEGQFVAWYHEEELLGSGVIS
- a CDS encoding S8 family serine peptidase codes for the protein MKKLSFLVAFLCCLQGFAQEDAWVFFKDKPSASTYIASPLTMLSQRALDRRLRQNIDLDTKDAPLEASYYNQIKNTAGILVLAKSKWLNAVHVQGTQNNIKRLQTSFSFVKNIEFADKSLASNSKILSKTTSIQKRQKSLETISDFNYGSSKNQIEMLKGDFLHELGFTGKGMYIAVIDAGFPNVNSLAAFKRLRDHNQILGGYDFVARSTNFYSGDSHGTNVLSTIGGYIDGQYVGTAPDASFYLFRTEDAINEVPLEESLWVEAAEKADSLGVDVINSSLGYSSFFDEPRYNYSYSDMDGKTAFISRGASVGVSRGMIIVNSAGNEGNNASWKYINPPADVATVFAVGAVDASKNIAPFSSFGPTSDNRIKPDVLAQGQGAYLISHGSGTPVQSNGTSFSSPIMAGVVACFWQAFPNLSNLQIMQRIRESADKYNNPTMQSGYGIPNFEDAYGTVLSVEDQFIFNRITVFPNPMSTSLTIQAPTEDLENIQIQFFNILGKIVLEKSGVNTKNIDVSALSPGVYLLKITKGKEQQTIKLIKK
- a CDS encoding NAD(P)H-dependent flavin oxidoreductase — encoded protein: MKKNITELFKIKYPIVQGGMIWVSGYKLAAAVSNAGGLGLIGAGSMYPDVLREHIQKCKKATDKPFGVNVPMLYPDIEKIMDIIVEEGVKIVFTSAGNPKTWTAFLKEKGITVVHVVSSVKFALKAEAAGVDAVVCEGFEAGGHNGREETTTFTLIPMVKEQVKIPVIAAGGIGSGRGMLAAMVLGADGVQVGSRFAATKESSAHNNFKQTIVEVQDGGTALTLKELAPVRLVKNNFYLQVQELYKKNPSLEDIKGLLGRARAKKGMFEGDLDNGELEIGQVAGLIHEIKTAKEVIDEMIAEFETVKNNFNGRKQKS
- a CDS encoding YwbE family protein — translated: MDGSKRANISAGAEVAVVQKHHQRSGELTKGLVKRILTNAPNHPHGIKVQLTSGIVGRVKEIL
- a CDS encoding lytic transglycosylase domain-containing protein: MKKANRYLTIVCTVLITVFFMNVISTKNIKLQKNTSDTYKIKALKLSPDLNLAGEKVPLDRHDIRERMDRELLVNTYWQSNGLLLLKRANKYFPILEPLLEKYGLPDDFKYLAVAESALIDETSSAGAAGMWHFMKATGKEYGLEINSNVDERYNIEKSTKVAAEYLKKSKERLGSWTLAAAAYNAGNYGVAKRLETQQVTSYYDALLPDETERYVFRIIALKEVLSNPKAYGFIYDEDDLYTLPKTKTVKVDTVITNIATFAKNFGTTYKDLKLHNPWLRENKLNNASRKMYEIKIPVE
- a CDS encoding alpha/beta hydrolase: MTKTAIYFVPGMAANSKIFEHLSLDKERFDCHFLEWKIPTSKNEPLAEYAQRMCDEITHENPVLVGVSFGGVLVQEMSKLITTKKIIIISSIKSNNELPNRLKLIDKTKVYKLFPAKFIENLETYIDFFLGDYKQKKVAAYKKFLSVRDVTYLHWAIDALLHWQQRKPLTNTVHIHGSKDEVFPIKHIVDCHTIENGTHAMVLTKAKKITSIIEQAIT